One stretch of Pseudoramibacter sp. DNA includes these proteins:
- a CDS encoding energy-coupling factor transporter transmembrane component T: protein MKLNLKILKLTGRLLNRDMERKPDTRSRVLPVLRVGAAVLCILLCALSRNAVFVITIITVELFRTAMLPPDEIAHILKALILPAIFTLLIMLPAVFFGHPKTMFTVTLKVLESVMVIAVLNSVADWQDLTQAFSLTEGTSMLVMILDMTMRFLMILGDYSNQLLEAVTLRSVGRDSWKHAKVDGILGTTFLKSRKMAEETSEAMACRCFDGRYRCYESHRFSGYDLLYLGVAAIMVLFFVKTQKGV from the coding sequence GTGAAACTCAATCTTAAAATTCTAAAGCTCACAGGCCGCCTTTTAAACCGGGACATGGAAAGAAAGCCGGACACCCGGAGCCGGGTTCTGCCGGTGCTTCGGGTGGGGGCTGCGGTTTTGTGCATTCTGCTCTGCGCCCTTTCCCGCAATGCGGTTTTTGTGATCACCATCATTACCGTCGAATTATTCCGGACGGCGATGCTGCCGCCGGACGAAATCGCCCACATATTAAAAGCGCTGATCCTTCCGGCGATTTTCACGCTGCTCATCATGCTGCCGGCCGTTTTCTTCGGCCATCCCAAAACGATGTTCACGGTGACATTGAAGGTGCTGGAATCGGTGATGGTCATCGCCGTGTTAAACAGCGTGGCGGACTGGCAGGACCTCACCCAGGCTTTCAGCCTGACCGAAGGGACGTCGATGCTGGTGATGATTTTGGACATGACCATGCGCTTTTTGATGATTCTCGGCGACTACAGCAATCAGCTTCTGGAAGCCGTCACTCTGCGCAGTGTCGGCAGAGACAGCTGGAAACACGCCAAAGTCGACGGGATTCTGGGCACGACGTTTTTAAAATCCCGAAAGATGGCCGAAGAGACGTCGGAGGCCATGGCCTGCCGCTGTTTTGACGGGCGTTACCGCTGCTACGAAAGCCATCGGTTTTCGGGATACGATCTGCTGTATCTGGGTGTTGCCGCGATAATGGTCCTGTTTTTTGTGAAAACTCAGAAAGGGGTGTAG
- the cbiM gene encoding cobalt transporter CbiM → MHIPDNYLSPQTCGVMAAAMVPVWALSVHKVKKELPRDKIPAMGVAAAFSFLAMMFNIPMPGGTTGHAVGGTLIAVLLGPYAACLSMSIALLLQALIFGDGGILSFGANCFNMAFVLPFVGYGIYRLLLGKKTGGRRELISAGLGSYAGINAAAFCAAVEFGIQPMLFRDAAGNALYCPYGLNVSIPVMMIGHLTLFGLAEVIFTVAVLTFVRKTGGQFGEAKGEGKTALPLKVFLVLLIVATPLGLLAAGSAWGEWDKGEIAKTGIGYTPQGMKQGLSYRALMPDYSLKGLPAGFGYILSALIGTALLIIVFKLASRRKNRGEGLQ, encoded by the coding sequence ATGCATATTCCGGATAATTATTTAAGCCCGCAGACCTGCGGCGTCATGGCGGCAGCGATGGTGCCGGTGTGGGCGCTTTCGGTTCACAAAGTCAAAAAAGAGCTGCCCCGGGACAAGATCCCGGCCATGGGGGTCGCGGCGGCTTTTTCATTTCTGGCCATGATGTTTAATATCCCCATGCCCGGGGGCACGACTGGCCACGCCGTGGGCGGAACTCTGATCGCGGTTCTGCTGGGGCCTTACGCCGCCTGTCTGTCCATGAGCATCGCCCTGCTGCTTCAGGCGCTGATCTTCGGAGACGGAGGCATTTTATCTTTTGGGGCGAATTGTTTTAACATGGCCTTTGTGCTGCCCTTTGTGGGCTATGGCATTTACCGCCTCCTTTTGGGGAAAAAGACCGGCGGCCGCCGGGAGTTGATCAGCGCGGGGCTTGGCAGCTATGCGGGCATTAACGCGGCGGCGTTCTGCGCGGCGGTCGAGTTCGGCATCCAGCCCATGCTGTTTCGGGACGCTGCGGGCAACGCCCTGTACTGTCCCTACGGGCTTAACGTCTCGATTCCGGTGATGATGATCGGACATCTGACCCTGTTTGGGCTGGCGGAGGTGATTTTCACAGTGGCCGTTTTGACCTTCGTTCGAAAAACAGGCGGACAGTTTGGAGAAGCGAAGGGTGAAGGCAAAACAGCCCTGCCCCTGAAAGTCTTTTTAGTGCTGCTCATCGTCGCCACGCCCCTGGGGCTCCTTGCGGCGGGAAGCGCCTGGGGCGAATGGGACAAAGGCGAAATCGCCAAAACCGGCATCGGCTACACCCCTCAGGGCATGAAGCAGGGGCTCAGCTACCGGGCCCTGATGCCGGATTATTCATTAAAGGGGCTGCCTGCCGGCTTCGGCTATATCCTTTCCGCCCTCATCGGCACGGCGCTTCTGATCATCGTGTTTAAGCTGGCGTCGCGGCGGAAAAACAGAGGGGAGGGCCTGCAGTGA
- the dhaL gene encoding dihydroxyacetone kinase subunit DhaL: protein MAATKEDVLKFIDAFDQRIEEHHQELTDLDQAIGDGDHGINMNRGMKAVMEKIPGVKDKAISDIVKTVGMTLMSKVGGASGPLYGMAFVKASMKAKGKEELSPEDISEMFGAAIASIEKAGKSTTGEKTMLDAICPAKEAYDKAIADGKSVAEAFKDAEDAAWKGVEYTKTIVATKGRARYLGERSLGHQDPGATSISYLIQSCRVVAEAK, encoded by the coding sequence ATGGCAGCTACAAAAGAAGATGTATTGAAATTTATCGATGCCTTTGATCAGCGGATTGAAGAACATCATCAGGAATTGACCGATCTCGACCAGGCCATCGGCGACGGCGACCACGGCATCAACATGAACCGTGGGATGAAGGCCGTCATGGAAAAGATCCCAGGCGTTAAAGACAAAGCGATCAGCGATATCGTGAAAACCGTCGGCATGACCTTGATGTCAAAAGTCGGCGGCGCTTCCGGCCCGCTGTACGGCATGGCTTTTGTCAAAGCCAGTATGAAAGCCAAGGGCAAGGAAGAACTGAGCCCTGAAGACATCAGCGAAATGTTCGGCGCCGCAATCGCCAGCATCGAAAAAGCCGGCAAATCCACAACAGGCGAAAAGACGATGCTCGACGCCATCTGCCCGGCCAAAGAAGCCTACGACAAAGCCATTGCAGACGGCAAATCCGTGGCAGAAGCTTTCAAAGATGCCGAAGACGCCGCGTGGAAAGGTGTGGAATACACCAAGACCATCGTCGCGACCAAGGGCCGTGCAAGATATCTGGGCGAACGCTCCCTCGGTCATCAGGACCCGGGCGCCACGTCCATCTCTTATCTGATTCAGTCCTGCCGCGTCGTTGCGGAAGCCAAATAA
- the dhaK gene encoding dihydroxyacetone kinase subunit DhaK, producing MKKFINAVEDVENEMLEGMCDAYPDKVERLEGTDVIVRAQKKEGKVAIISGGGSGHEPAHAGFVGKGMLDAAVPGAIYTSPAPDQILEAINAADAGKGVLMVVKNYSGDVMNFEMAADMADGIEVDEVVTNDDVAVDKKEDRRGVAGTIFVHKIAGAKAEAGASLAEVKAVAEKVIANTRTMGAALKPSTIPAAGKPGFELGEDEMEIGIGIHGEPGISREKLQPANAIVDELLSHILGDDVDYSGSEVAVMVNGSGATPLMELYIMNKRVHDVLADKGIKIAKSFVGNIMTSIDMAGASISLLKLDDEMKELLNAPADTIAFTQD from the coding sequence ATGAAAAAATTTATTAACGCTGTTGAAGATGTCGAAAACGAAATGCTCGAAGGCATGTGCGATGCGTATCCTGACAAAGTAGAACGCTTAGAAGGAACAGACGTCATTGTCAGAGCACAGAAAAAAGAAGGCAAAGTCGCGATCATTTCAGGCGGCGGCTCCGGCCATGAACCGGCACACGCTGGTTTCGTCGGAAAAGGCATGCTCGATGCGGCAGTCCCAGGTGCAATTTACACCTCACCGGCGCCGGATCAGATCCTCGAAGCCATTAACGCAGCCGATGCAGGCAAGGGCGTCTTGATGGTCGTTAAGAATTATTCAGGCGATGTCATGAACTTCGAAATGGCTGCCGACATGGCAGACGGCATCGAAGTTGACGAAGTCGTCACCAACGACGACGTCGCTGTCGATAAAAAAGAAGACCGCCGCGGCGTGGCCGGTACCATTTTCGTTCACAAGATCGCCGGTGCCAAGGCTGAAGCAGGCGCAAGCCTCGCAGAAGTCAAGGCTGTTGCTGAAAAAGTCATCGCCAACACCAGAACCATGGGCGCTGCTCTGAAACCTTCTACGATTCCTGCAGCAGGCAAACCGGGCTTTGAATTAGGCGAAGACGAAATGGAAATCGGGATCGGGATCCATGGCGAACCAGGGATCAGCCGTGAAAAATTACAGCCGGCCAACGCGATCGTCGACGAACTGCTCAGCCACATTTTAGGCGACGACGTCGATTACTCCGGCTCCGAAGTGGCCGTGATGGTCAACGGTTCAGGCGCAACACCGCTTATGGAACTCTACATCATGAACAAACGCGTCCACGACGTGCTGGCTGACAAGGGCATCAAGATTGCAAAATCCTTCGTCGGCAACATCATGACTTCCATCGATATGGCAGGGGCTTCCATTTCACTGCTCAAACTGGACGACGAAATGAAAGAACTGCTCAACGCGCCGGCTGATACGATTGCATTCACCCAGGACTAA
- a CDS encoding iron-containing alcohol dehydrogenase family protein — protein MRFYMPAKLYQEADCVWHHREEIGQLGKCALIVTGRHSAKANGSYDDVCKALDDQKVDHFLFDEVEENPSIETVMKARDFGAEHQADMVIGIGGGSPLDAAKAIALMLKHPGEDRDYLYKKGADSSTLPIVEVPTTCGTGSEVTPVSVLTIHAQKTKGSIPHKIFANYALVDGRYLKTAPISVLHNTAIDALAHLWEAFINADADDCTHMCVAAGLRVWKRNKAVLLGERPAEDTDYNNMMNASALAGMAIAQDGTTLPHGLSYPVTYNQHMAHGRAVGYFQAGYLAAADKADREAALQMAGFKSLDDYQNFYEALCGADKLSDQDLDYAVDVLSKKPDKLKKAPFDVDKKVLHDIAFFTK, from the coding sequence ATGAGATTTTATATGCCAGCGAAATTGTATCAAGAGGCAGATTGTGTGTGGCACCACCGCGAGGAAATCGGCCAGCTTGGAAAGTGCGCGCTGATTGTCACCGGGCGCCATTCGGCCAAGGCCAACGGCTCTTATGACGACGTATGCAAGGCCCTTGATGATCAAAAGGTCGATCACTTTCTTTTTGATGAAGTCGAAGAAAATCCATCGATTGAAACCGTAATGAAGGCCCGGGACTTCGGCGCAGAACACCAGGCGGACATGGTCATCGGCATCGGCGGCGGCTCACCCCTCGACGCGGCGAAGGCCATCGCCTTGATGCTCAAGCACCCCGGCGAAGACCGGGACTATCTTTATAAGAAGGGCGCCGACAGTTCGACCCTGCCCATTGTCGAAGTGCCGACCACCTGCGGCACTGGCTCGGAAGTGACACCGGTTTCAGTCCTGACCATTCACGCCCAGAAGACGAAGGGCTCCATTCCTCACAAAATTTTTGCGAACTACGCCCTTGTCGACGGCCGGTATTTAAAGACGGCGCCGATTTCGGTGCTGCACAACACCGCGATTGACGCCCTGGCTCATTTGTGGGAAGCCTTCATCAACGCGGATGCCGACGACTGCACCCATATGTGCGTGGCCGCAGGGCTGCGGGTCTGGAAACGGAACAAAGCTGTGCTTCTGGGAGAAAGACCGGCGGAAGACACCGATTATAACAATATGATGAACGCCTCGGCCCTCGCAGGCATGGCCATCGCCCAGGACGGCACGACGCTGCCCCACGGCCTGTCCTATCCGGTGACTTACAACCAGCACATGGCCCACGGCCGGGCCGTCGGGTATTTTCAGGCCGGTTATCTCGCCGCAGCGGACAAGGCAGACCGGGAAGCTGCCCTTCAAATGGCGGGGTTTAAATCCTTAGACGATTATCAAAACTTTTACGAAGCCCTGTGCGGCGCCGACAAGCTTTCGGATCAGGATCTGGATTATGCGGTGGACGTGCTTTCCAAGAAGCCGGACAAGCTCAAAAAAGCGCCTTTCGATGTGGACAAAAAAGTGCTGCATGATATCGCCTTCTTCACAAAATAA
- the glpK gene encoding glycerol kinase GlpK, which translates to MAKYVMACDAGTTSSRAILFNHDGEIVSVAQHEFPQIYPHSGWVEHDPMQIWATQNAVCAEAMAKVNATAADVAAIGITNQRETTIVWDRKTGEPVYNAIVWQCRRTASYADRFNSIPGFADYVQKTTGLILDPYFSSTKLLWILDHVDGVRERAEKGELAFGTVDCWLLWKLTEGRVHATDYSNASRTMLFNINTLEWDDKLCETFECPKSLLPKVQPSSSKFGVTTLFGGGEIPITGIAGDQQSALFGQACFKAGMAKNTYGTGCFMLMNTGEKPVKSENGLLTTIAWGINGKVNYALEGSIFVAGAAIQWLRDELRLIDTSPDSEHFAKKVADTNGVYVVPAFTGLGAPRWDPYARGCIVGLTRGANKNHIIRATLESLAYQTRDILDAMEKDSGIALQSLKVDGGASNNNFLMQFQADILGCPVDRPSIVETTAEGASYLAGLEVGFWDDLQDVVDHWQIDRTFEPMMDAETRAKLYKGWTKAVGRSEKWVDPEDAEE; encoded by the coding sequence ATGGCAAAGTATGTTATGGCTTGCGACGCTGGGACAACTAGTTCACGTGCCATTCTGTTTAATCACGATGGTGAAATCGTTTCTGTTGCACAGCACGAATTCCCGCAGATTTATCCGCATTCAGGCTGGGTAGAACACGATCCAATGCAGATCTGGGCAACCCAGAACGCCGTTTGCGCTGAAGCGATGGCAAAAGTCAACGCGACAGCAGCGGATGTTGCAGCAATCGGGATCACCAACCAGCGTGAAACCACAATCGTTTGGGACCGCAAAACAGGGGAACCGGTCTACAACGCAATCGTATGGCAGTGCCGCCGTACCGCAAGCTACGCAGATCGTTTCAACTCGATTCCTGGATTCGCAGATTATGTCCAGAAGACCACAGGTTTGATTCTTGACCCGTACTTCTCATCCACAAAACTGTTATGGATCCTCGATCACGTTGACGGCGTCCGTGAAAGAGCTGAAAAAGGCGAACTCGCATTCGGGACTGTCGACTGCTGGCTGCTCTGGAAATTAACAGAAGGCCGCGTCCACGCGACAGACTATTCAAACGCATCCAGAACCATGCTGTTCAACATCAACACCCTGGAATGGGATGACAAACTGTGCGAAACCTTCGAATGCCCGAAATCATTATTGCCGAAGGTTCAGCCTTCATCCAGCAAATTCGGTGTCACCACATTGTTCGGCGGCGGCGAAATTCCAATAACCGGTATCGCAGGCGACCAGCAGTCCGCATTGTTCGGCCAGGCTTGCTTCAAAGCCGGGATGGCAAAGAACACTTACGGCACAGGCTGCTTCATGCTGATGAACACTGGCGAAAAACCGGTTAAATCTGAAAACGGCCTGTTAACCACAATTGCCTGGGGCATCAACGGCAAAGTCAATTACGCTCTTGAAGGTTCTATCTTCGTAGCCGGCGCAGCCATCCAGTGGCTCCGTGATGAACTCCGCTTAATCGATACCTCACCAGACTCTGAACACTTCGCTAAGAAAGTTGCGGACACCAACGGCGTCTACGTCGTACCTGCCTTTACAGGACTTGGCGCACCGCGCTGGGATCCCTACGCACGCGGCTGCATTGTCGGCTTGACCCGCGGCGCCAACAAGAACCACATCATCCGCGCAACCCTCGAATCTCTCGCCTATCAGACAAGAGACATCCTCGACGCGATGGAAAAAGACTCCGGTATCGCACTGCAGTCTCTGAAAGTTGACGGCGGCGCTTCCAACAACAACTTCTTAATGCAGTTCCAGGCTGATATCCTCGGCTGCCCAGTTGACCGTCCGTCAATCGTTGAAACCACCGCTGAAGGCGCTTCTTACCTGGCTGGTCTGGAAGTCGGCTTCTGGGATGATTTACAAGATGTTGTCGACCACTGGCAGATCGACCGTACTTTCGAACCTATGATGGATGCTGAAACCCGTGCTAAATTGTACAAGGGCTGGACAAAAGCTGTCGGCCGTTCAGAAAAATGGGTAGATCCGGAAGACGCAGAAGAATAA
- a CDS encoding glycerol-3-phosphate responsive antiterminator, producing the protein MTTKKCQHLLEKNPIIAAIRNPKDIYDAVASPCQIVFLLTGNIYNLKTMIDYINVAGKYAFVHLDLLKGYGQDHYFVKYLKEELHPTGIISTRNSLISIAKRENLMTIQRLFLLDSSAMDVTISAAKKIKPDAVEVLPGLVSKVIRKVNAELSIPIITGGFIETEDEVKNCIRAGSISSSTSHKPLWDKFDAVKIFRENLNKASDSVLK; encoded by the coding sequence ATGACCACAAAAAAATGTCAGCACTTACTGGAAAAAAATCCGATCATCGCGGCTATCCGCAATCCAAAAGACATTTATGATGCTGTCGCTTCTCCCTGCCAAATTGTCTTTCTTCTGACAGGCAACATTTACAATCTCAAGACCATGATTGACTACATCAATGTTGCCGGCAAATACGCCTTCGTGCATTTGGATCTGTTAAAAGGTTACGGACAAGATCATTATTTCGTCAAATACCTTAAAGAAGAACTTCATCCAACAGGCATCATTTCAACGCGGAACTCATTAATTTCAATAGCGAAGCGCGAAAATCTGATGACCATTCAGCGTTTATTTCTTCTCGATTCATCAGCAATGGATGTGACCATCTCGGCTGCTAAAAAAATCAAGCCCGATGCGGTCGAAGTCCTTCCCGGTCTGGTTTCCAAAGTCATCCGAAAAGTGAATGCTGAATTGTCGATTCCGATTATCACGGGTGGTTTTATCGAAACCGAAGATGAAGTGAAAAACTGTATCCGCGCAGGTTCGATTTCATCAAGTACTTCTCACAAGCCTTTGTGGGATAAATTCGATGCCGTAAAAATTTTTAGAGAAAACCTTAACAAAGCATCGGATTCTGTGTTAAAATAA
- a CDS encoding NAD(P)/FAD-dependent oxidoreductase — protein MYDIAIIGAGIAGSYVARELARYQLNVVLIDGENDVANQITKANSAIVHAGYDAIPGKKKGLFNAPGNIMYEKVCRDLGVPFKRTGSLVVAHTEREMMTLQRLYQRGVMNGVPDMRIVFQDEVHEMEENLAPDICGALYAGTAGLVSPYELGIKVAENAVDNGVELKLNHLVTNIAKKDDGTFKIETTEEDIEAKYVVNAAGVYADDIYKMVGDPYFKILARRGVYFIFDKEIGDLVHNVIFPCPTKNGKGILVSPTVHGNLLIGPDAMPVKKGDIDTTQDRLDYIKANALKNCPELEHYFNKIIRSYAGTRNTPVADTYTTTDGDFIIEESPVKNFVNFAGYESPGLTSAPASATYCVEDVILPMLERDGVHVEENKDFNPKTRPHIIFNQLSDEDKKKAIEKDPRYGKIICRCESITEAEIVDVINRNVGATTVRGVTKRCRPGAGRCQGGFCQPRVVEILARELGCDMEDIMYDAKDKGYILSGKTKNQ, from the coding sequence ATGTATGATATCGCTATAATAGGTGCCGGTATCGCCGGATCCTACGTAGCACGGGAACTCGCCCGTTATCAACTGAACGTCGTATTGATCGACGGTGAAAATGATGTCGCGAACCAGATCACAAAAGCGAACTCCGCTATTGTCCACGCCGGTTACGACGCAATCCCTGGCAAGAAAAAAGGGTTATTCAATGCGCCTGGCAACATCATGTACGAAAAGGTCTGCCGGGATTTAGGGGTCCCGTTTAAGCGCACAGGCTCATTGGTTGTCGCCCACACCGAACGCGAAATGATGACGCTGCAGCGTCTGTATCAGCGCGGTGTCATGAACGGCGTGCCGGATATGCGCATCGTCTTCCAGGACGAAGTTCACGAAATGGAAGAAAACCTCGCACCGGATATCTGCGGCGCTCTGTACGCTGGCACAGCCGGCCTGGTCTCCCCTTACGAACTGGGGATCAAAGTTGCTGAAAACGCGGTGGACAACGGCGTTGAACTCAAACTCAACCACCTGGTCACCAACATCGCCAAAAAAGACGACGGCACTTTCAAAATCGAAACCACAGAAGAAGATATCGAAGCGAAATACGTGGTCAACGCGGCCGGTGTTTACGCCGATGATATTTACAAGATGGTCGGCGATCCTTACTTCAAGATCCTCGCCCGCCGCGGTGTGTACTTCATCTTTGATAAAGAAATCGGCGATCTGGTCCACAACGTCATCTTCCCGTGCCCGACCAAGAACGGGAAAGGGATCCTGGTCTCCCCGACTGTCCACGGCAACCTGTTAATCGGCCCAGATGCCATGCCTGTCAAGAAAGGCGACATCGACACCACTCAGGACCGTCTGGACTACATCAAAGCCAACGCCCTCAAGAACTGTCCTGAACTGGAACACTACTTCAACAAGATTATTCGTTCTTACGCCGGAACCCGGAACACCCCTGTTGCCGATACTTACACCACAACAGACGGCGACTTCATCATCGAAGAATCACCGGTCAAGAACTTTGTCAACTTTGCTGGTTACGAATCACCAGGGCTTACTTCAGCACCTGCTTCTGCCACCTATTGCGTGGAAGACGTCATCCTGCCGATGCTCGAAAGAGACGGCGTCCACGTCGAAGAAAACAAAGATTTCAATCCGAAGACCCGTCCGCACATCATCTTCAACCAGCTCAGCGATGAAGACAAGAAGAAAGCCATTGAAAAAGATCCGCGCTACGGCAAGATCATCTGCCGCTGCGAATCCATCACAGAAGCTGAAATCGTCGACGTCATCAATCGTAACGTCGGTGCGACAACGGTCCGTGGCGTCACCAAACGCTGCCGTCCAGGTGCTGGCCGCTGCCAAGGCGGTTTCTGCCAGCCAAGAGTTGTTGAAATCTTAGCCCGTGAACTCGGCTGCGACATGGAAGACATCATGTACGATGCGAAGGATAAGGGCTACATCCTCAGCGGAAAGACAAAGAATCAGTAA
- a CDS encoding NAD(P)/FAD-dependent oxidoreductase yields the protein MYDIIVIGGGPAGLAAAVEAKKEGVDNILILERDRELGGILNQCIHNGFGLHTFKEQLTGPEYAGRYIDMAMDLKIPYKLNTMVLDLERKDDDTKVVHAINEEDGYMALEAKAVILTMGCRERTAGAIGIPGFRPAGVFTAGTAQRFINMEGYMTGKEVVILGSGDIGLIMARRMTLEGAHVKCVCEIMPYSNGLTRNIVQCLDDFNIPLKLSHTITFIHGKDRVEAVDVTQVDENLKPIPGTTETIPCDTLLLSVGLIPENEISRGAGVEIDRRTQGPAISELCETNLPGVFAAGNVVHVHDLVDFVSQEAALAGKGAARYVKGHLEEDINFTTVNGDGIGNVVPEKITVANLDDSVNCYMRVRKVSTDTVINCYIGDEKIATKKARKFVPAEMVNFKIKKSDLEKYHDGELKFVVEPKEA from the coding sequence ATGTATGATATTATTGTAATCGGAGGTGGCCCTGCTGGATTGGCCGCCGCTGTTGAAGCCAAAAAAGAAGGCGTCGATAACATTTTAATCCTCGAAAGAGACCGTGAACTCGGCGGCATCTTAAACCAGTGCATCCACAACGGTTTTGGTCTGCACACCTTTAAAGAACAGCTGACCGGTCCTGAATACGCCGGCCGCTATATCGACATGGCCATGGATCTGAAGATTCCGTACAAACTGAACACCATGGTGCTCGATCTGGAAAGAAAAGATGATGACACGAAAGTGGTCCACGCCATCAACGAAGAAGACGGCTATATGGCCCTCGAAGCCAAAGCAGTCATCCTGACCATGGGCTGCCGCGAAAGAACCGCCGGCGCCATCGGCATTCCTGGATTCAGACCTGCCGGCGTCTTCACAGCCGGGACGGCACAGCGCTTCATTAACATGGAAGGCTACATGACCGGGAAAGAAGTGGTCATCTTAGGTTCCGGGGATATCGGACTGATCATGGCCCGCCGTATGACCCTCGAAGGCGCTCACGTCAAATGCGTCTGCGAAATCATGCCTTATTCAAACGGCCTGACCCGTAACATCGTTCAGTGCCTCGACGATTTCAACATTCCGCTGAAACTGTCCCACACCATCACCTTCATCCACGGCAAAGACCGTGTTGAAGCTGTCGATGTCACCCAGGTCGACGAAAACTTAAAACCGATTCCAGGCACCACGGAAACGATCCCGTGCGACACCCTGCTCCTGTCTGTCGGCCTGATTCCTGAAAATGAAATCTCCCGCGGCGCCGGTGTCGAAATCGACCGCAGAACCCAGGGTCCGGCGATTTCCGAACTCTGCGAAACGAACCTGCCTGGCGTCTTTGCCGCCGGCAACGTCGTTCACGTTCACGACCTGGTTGACTTCGTTTCCCAGGAAGCTGCACTGGCTGGCAAGGGCGCTGCCCGCTACGTCAAGGGCCATCTGGAAGAAGACATCAACTTCACGACCGTAAACGGCGACGGCATCGGCAACGTCGTGCCTGAAAAGATCACAGTGGCCAACCTCGACGATTCCGTCAACTGCTACATGCGTGTGCGGAAAGTCAGCACCGACACGGTGATCAACTGCTACATCGGCGACGAAAAAATCGCAACTAAGAAAGCACGCAAATTCGTTCCCGCCGAAATGGTCAACTTCAAAATCAAGAAATCTGATCTTGAAAAATATCATGACGGTGAACTGAAATTTGTCGTTGAACCGAAGGAGGCTTAA